The following proteins are encoded in a genomic region of Fusarium oxysporum f. sp. lycopersici 4287 chromosome 1, whole genome shotgun sequence:
- a CDS encoding replication factor C subunit 1, with protein MPSDIRSFFGPKGGGAPKPAPRRAEELAKSKRTKGRKVVEDSDDDEDEAVEVQKPTTKPAPKRKFKEEETKGVAISADDYFASAKNSKPTSSATPKKPAAKPDIPVRSSPRGKPTASKPAAPAKNGKAPATRKSTTSYSRHNADQDSDAYMDDGDEDDEDIFAADAKGGSKRKNDDYEEDESEDEELPKPKRIATRGRPSAVKKEEKEEEVKPAAKGRKRKSLSEDSEESEEEAPRKKTATAKPKAAAKPRAPRKKNDEPEDDEIKDILDSVATVRAPTPPPKDANAKFDWRKNAFGGGNASAQPAAGAADLPEGADECLTGLSFVFTGVLQTISRDEGQALVKRYGGKVVGQPSSKTSFVVLGEDAGPSKLAKIKSIGIKTIDENGLFELIRKLPAFGGGGKGAQKAQEKKKAEEDKVKKQVAEMEAEEKARKAEAAKAAKKAAAAGGPPVKAAAAPPVQLLTSKYAPTQLGHICGNKAQVEKIQNWLRNWPKHKKYNFQRRGADGMGGERAIIISGPPGIGKTTAAHLAAKLEGYDVLESNASDTRSKKLVENGVSDVMNNTSLLGYFAGDGKDVDATKKKIVLIMDEVDGMSAGDRGGVGALAKFCKKTQVPLILICNERRLPKMKPFDHVAFDIRFNRPTVDQVRSRVMTICHREGLKLPPSVVDALIEGSNKDIRQIINMISTAKLDQTSMDFDQSKAMSKAWEKHVILKPWDICQKMLAGGLFTPASKSTLNDKIELYFNDHEFSYLMIQENYLRTKPMALNGKGYNQRELKLKALELFDNAAESISDGDLVDRMIHGPQQHWSLMPTHAVFSTVRPASFIAGQLMGSNFTSWLGNNSKYGRLGRSIREVHSHMRLRSSGDHNEIRQQYLPILWTQLVDRLQKQGNEAVPEVIDLMDSYYLTREDFDAVQELGVGPMDEEHIKIETKTKAAFTRTYNAMSHPVPFMKASNVVAPKAQPKEVPDLEEAVEDDDAEAVEAPEVDEEDDEIDFKKDKYIKKPKAKKVTKKATKAAADDEEEDEDKPKRGRPKAKATSAKAKGKK; from the exons ATGCCTTCTGATATCCGGTCTTTCTTTGGACCCAAGGGTGGTGGCGCCCCAAAACCTGCCCCAAGAAGAGCTGAGGAGCTGGCCAAGAGCAAGCGCACAA AGGGAAGAAAGGTCGTTGAAGATAgcgacgatgacgaagatgaagcagTAGA AGTGCAAAAGCCTACCACTAAACCCGCACCAAAGAGAAAATTCAA GGAGGAGGAAACCAAGGGCGTGGCTATTTCTGCTGATGATTACTTCGCTTCCGCAAAGAACAGCAAGCCTACAAGTTCAGCAACACCCAAAAAGCCTGCTGCAAAGCCTGATATTCCCGTTCGATCAAGTCCCCGAGGAAAACCTACTGCTTCGAAGCCCGCAGCACCAGCGAAGAATGGCAAAGCCCCTGCCACACGAAAATCAACAACCTCTTACTCACGCCACAATGCCGATCAGGATTCTGATGCTTACATGGATGACGgagacgaagacgacgaagatATCTTTGCAGCTGATGCCAAGGGTGGAAGTAAGCGCAAGAATGACGACTACGAGGAGGACGAATCCGAGGATGAGGAACTTCCTAAGCCAAAGCGAATAGCGACCCGAGGCCGCCCATCCGCcgtcaagaaggaagagaaggaagaagaagtcaagCCTGCAGCAAAAGGCAGAAAGCGAAAATCTTTATCCGAAGACTCAGAAGagtctgaagaagaggctcCACGCAAGAAAACGGCTACAGCCAAACCTAAAGCTGCAGCCAAACCTCGGGCtccaagaaagaagaatgacgagcctgaagatgatgagatcaaggataTTCTCGACAGTGTTGCCACCGTTCGTGCCCCTACACCACCGCCCAAAGATGCCAATGCCAAGTTTGATTGGCGAAAGAACGCATTCGGAGGCGGTAATGCATCTGCTCAGCCAGCTGCAGGTGCAGCTGACCTTCCTGAAGGTGCGGATGAATGCTTGACTGGTCTTAGTTTTGTCTTCACGGGTGTTTTGCAGACCATCAGTCGTGATGAGGGGCAAGCTCTTGTCAAGAGGTATGGTGGTAAAGTTGTCGGTCAGCCAAGCAGCAAGACAAGCTTTGTGGTTTTGGGAGAAGACGCTGGGCCAAGTAAGCTGGCAAAGATTAAGTCTATCGGAATCAAGACAATTGACGAGAACGGACTTTTCGAACTGATCCGCAAACTTCCTGCATTTGGAGGTGGCGGCAAAGGGGCCCAGAAGGcccaggagaagaaaaaggccgAAGAAGACAAAGTCAAGAAACAAGTTGCAGAGATGGAGGCCGAAGAGAAGGCTCGAAAGGCAGAGGCTGCGAAGGCCGCCAAAAAAGCGGCCGCTGCTGGAGGCCCTCCTGTGAAGGCTGCTGCGGCACCCCCCGTTCAGTTACTGACTTCAAAGTATGCGCCCACACAGCTCGGTCATATTTGTGGCAATAAGGCCCAAGTCGAAAAGATCCAAAACTGGCTCAGAAACTGGCCAAAACACAAGAAATACAACTTTCAAAGAAGAGGTGCTGACGGGATGGGTGGCGAGCgcgccatcatcatctctgGACCCCCTGGAATCGGCAAGACAACGGCTGCTCACCTAGCTGCGAAGCTGGAGGGATATGACGTTTTGGAGAGCAACGCAAGTGATACTCGAAGCAAGAAGCTCGTCGAAAACGGAGTGAGCGATGTGATGAACAATACGTCGCTTCTCGGGTACTTTGCTGGCGATGGCAAAGATGTGGATGcaaccaagaagaagattgttCTCATCATGGATGAGGTTGACGGTATGTCTGCGGGCGATCGAGGCGGTGTCGGTGCATTGGCAAAGTTCTGCAAAAAGACACAGGTTCCCCTGATACTCATCTGTAACGAGCGAAGACTGCCCAAGATGAAGCCTTTCGACCATGTAGCTTTCGACATCCGATTCAATCGCCCAACGGTGGACCAAGTTCGATCTCGCGTCATGACTATTTGCCATAGAGAAGGGCTCAAGCTTCCTCCTTCTGTGGTAGATGCTCTCATCGAGGGAAGCAACAAAGATATTCGACAGATCATCAATATGATTTCCACGGCAAAACTAGACCAGACCAGTATGGACTTCGACCAGAGCAAGGCCATGTCTAAGGCTTGGGAAAAGCACGTCATCCTTAAACCATGGGACATCTGTCAAAAGATGCTGGCAGGTGGATTGTTCACCCCCGCAAGCAAATCAACACTCAATGACAAGATTGAGCTCTATTTCAACGACCACGAGTTCAGCTATCTTATGATACAAGAGAACTATCTCCGAACAAAACCTATGGCCTTGAATGGAAAGGGGTATAACCAACGCgagctcaagctcaaagcTCTCGAACTGTTCGATAATGCAGCAGAGAGCATCAGCGACGGAGACCTTGTCGATCGCATGATTCACGGACCTCAGCAACATTGGAGCTTGATGCCCACACATGCTGTGTTTAGTACGGTCCGCCCCGCCAGCTTTATAGCAGGCCAGCTCATGGGCTCCAACTTCACGTCGTGGTTGGGCAACAATAGCAAGTACGGAAGGTTGGGCAGATCGATTCGAGAGGTTCACTCTCACATGCGCCTCAGATCTTCTGGCGATCATAACGAGATTCGCCAGCAGTACCTTCCTATCCTTTGGACGCAGCTTGTAGATCGTCTACAAAAGCAGGGCAACGAGGCAGTGCCAGAGGTCATTGATCTGATGGACAGTTACTACTTGACTCGTGAAGATTTCGATGCTGTTCAGGAACTCGGTGTCGGACCGATGGACGAGGAACACATCAAGAttgagaccaagaccaaagcTGCTTTCACCCGAAC ATACAATGCAATGAGCCACCCAGTTCCCTTCATGAAGGCCAGCAATGTCGTCGCTCCCAAGGCTCAACCCAAGGAGGTTCCTGATCTTGAGGAAGCtgtcgaagatgatgatgccgaggCAGTCGAGGCACCCGAAgtcgacgaagaagatgacgaaaTCGATTTTAAGAAGGACAAGTATATCAAAAAACCGaaagccaagaaggtcaCCAAGAAGGCGACCAAGGCTGCTGccgacgacgaagaagaagacgaggacaaACCTAAGCGAGGGCGacccaaggccaaggctacCAGTGCCAAGGCTAAGGGGAAGAAGTAA
- a CDS encoding replication factor C subunit 1 — translation MDDGDEDDEDIFAADAKGGSKRKNDDYEEDESEDEELPKPKRIATRGRPSAVKKEEKEEEVKPAAKGRKRKSLSEDSEESEEEAPRKKTATAKPKAAAKPRAPRKKNDEPEDDEIKDILDSVATVRAPTPPPKDANAKFDWRKNAFGGGNASAQPAAGAADLPEGADECLTGLSFVFTGVLQTISRDEGQALVKRYGGKVVGQPSSKTSFVVLGEDAGPSKLAKIKSIGIKTIDENGLFELIRKLPAFGGGGKGAQKAQEKKKAEEDKVKKQVAEMEAEEKARKAEAAKAAKKAAAAGGPPVKAAAAPPVQLLTSKYAPTQLGHICGNKAQVEKIQNWLRNWPKHKKYNFQRRGADGMGGERAIIISGPPGIGKTTAAHLAAKLEGYDVLESNASDTRSKKLVENGVSDVMNNTSLLGYFAGDGKDVDATKKKIVLIMDEVDGMSAGDRGGVGALAKFCKKTQVPLILICNERRLPKMKPFDHVAFDIRFNRPTVDQVRSRVMTICHREGLKLPPSVVDALIEGSNKDIRQIINMISTAKLDQTSMDFDQSKAMSKAWEKHVILKPWDICQKMLAGGLFTPASKSTLNDKIELYFNDHEFSYLMIQENYLRTKPMALNGKGYNQRELKLKALELFDNAAESISDGDLVDRMIHGPQQHWSLMPTHAVFSTVRPASFIAGQLMGSNFTSWLGNNSKYGRLGRSIREVHSHMRLRSSGDHNEIRQQYLPILWTQLVDRLQKQGNEAVPEVIDLMDSYYLTREDFDAVQELGVGPMDEEHIKIETKTKAAFTRTYNAMSHPVPFMKASNVVAPKAQPKEVPDLEEAVEDDDAEAVEAPEVDEEDDEIDFKKDKYIKKPKAKKVTKKATKAAADDEEEDEDKPKRGRPKAKATSAKAKGKK, via the exons ATGGATGACGgagacgaagacgacgaagatATCTTTGCAGCTGATGCCAAGGGTGGAAGTAAGCGCAAGAATGACGACTACGAGGAGGACGAATCCGAGGATGAGGAACTTCCTAAGCCAAAGCGAATAGCGACCCGAGGCCGCCCATCCGCcgtcaagaaggaagagaaggaagaagaagtcaagCCTGCAGCAAAAGGCAGAAAGCGAAAATCTTTATCCGAAGACTCAGAAGagtctgaagaagaggctcCACGCAAGAAAACGGCTACAGCCAAACCTAAAGCTGCAGCCAAACCTCGGGCtccaagaaagaagaatgacgagcctgaagatgatgagatcaaggataTTCTCGACAGTGTTGCCACCGTTCGTGCCCCTACACCACCGCCCAAAGATGCCAATGCCAAGTTTGATTGGCGAAAGAACGCATTCGGAGGCGGTAATGCATCTGCTCAGCCAGCTGCAGGTGCAGCTGACCTTCCTGAAGGTGCGGATGAATGCTTGACTGGTCTTAGTTTTGTCTTCACGGGTGTTTTGCAGACCATCAGTCGTGATGAGGGGCAAGCTCTTGTCAAGAGGTATGGTGGTAAAGTTGTCGGTCAGCCAAGCAGCAAGACAAGCTTTGTGGTTTTGGGAGAAGACGCTGGGCCAAGTAAGCTGGCAAAGATTAAGTCTATCGGAATCAAGACAATTGACGAGAACGGACTTTTCGAACTGATCCGCAAACTTCCTGCATTTGGAGGTGGCGGCAAAGGGGCCCAGAAGGcccaggagaagaaaaaggccgAAGAAGACAAAGTCAAGAAACAAGTTGCAGAGATGGAGGCCGAAGAGAAGGCTCGAAAGGCAGAGGCTGCGAAGGCCGCCAAAAAAGCGGCCGCTGCTGGAGGCCCTCCTGTGAAGGCTGCTGCGGCACCCCCCGTTCAGTTACTGACTTCAAAGTATGCGCCCACACAGCTCGGTCATATTTGTGGCAATAAGGCCCAAGTCGAAAAGATCCAAAACTGGCTCAGAAACTGGCCAAAACACAAGAAATACAACTTTCAAAGAAGAGGTGCTGACGGGATGGGTGGCGAGCgcgccatcatcatctctgGACCCCCTGGAATCGGCAAGACAACGGCTGCTCACCTAGCTGCGAAGCTGGAGGGATATGACGTTTTGGAGAGCAACGCAAGTGATACTCGAAGCAAGAAGCTCGTCGAAAACGGAGTGAGCGATGTGATGAACAATACGTCGCTTCTCGGGTACTTTGCTGGCGATGGCAAAGATGTGGATGcaaccaagaagaagattgttCTCATCATGGATGAGGTTGACGGTATGTCTGCGGGCGATCGAGGCGGTGTCGGTGCATTGGCAAAGTTCTGCAAAAAGACACAGGTTCCCCTGATACTCATCTGTAACGAGCGAAGACTGCCCAAGATGAAGCCTTTCGACCATGTAGCTTTCGACATCCGATTCAATCGCCCAACGGTGGACCAAGTTCGATCTCGCGTCATGACTATTTGCCATAGAGAAGGGCTCAAGCTTCCTCCTTCTGTGGTAGATGCTCTCATCGAGGGAAGCAACAAAGATATTCGACAGATCATCAATATGATTTCCACGGCAAAACTAGACCAGACCAGTATGGACTTCGACCAGAGCAAGGCCATGTCTAAGGCTTGGGAAAAGCACGTCATCCTTAAACCATGGGACATCTGTCAAAAGATGCTGGCAGGTGGATTGTTCACCCCCGCAAGCAAATCAACACTCAATGACAAGATTGAGCTCTATTTCAACGACCACGAGTTCAGCTATCTTATGATACAAGAGAACTATCTCCGAACAAAACCTATGGCCTTGAATGGAAAGGGGTATAACCAACGCgagctcaagctcaaagcTCTCGAACTGTTCGATAATGCAGCAGAGAGCATCAGCGACGGAGACCTTGTCGATCGCATGATTCACGGACCTCAGCAACATTGGAGCTTGATGCCCACACATGCTGTGTTTAGTACGGTCCGCCCCGCCAGCTTTATAGCAGGCCAGCTCATGGGCTCCAACTTCACGTCGTGGTTGGGCAACAATAGCAAGTACGGAAGGTTGGGCAGATCGATTCGAGAGGTTCACTCTCACATGCGCCTCAGATCTTCTGGCGATCATAACGAGATTCGCCAGCAGTACCTTCCTATCCTTTGGACGCAGCTTGTAGATCGTCTACAAAAGCAGGGCAACGAGGCAGTGCCAGAGGTCATTGATCTGATGGACAGTTACTACTTGACTCGTGAAGATTTCGATGCTGTTCAGGAACTCGGTGTCGGACCGATGGACGAGGAACACATCAAGAttgagaccaagaccaaagcTGCTTTCACCCGAAC ATACAATGCAATGAGCCACCCAGTTCCCTTCATGAAGGCCAGCAATGTCGTCGCTCCCAAGGCTCAACCCAAGGAGGTTCCTGATCTTGAGGAAGCtgtcgaagatgatgatgccgaggCAGTCGAGGCACCCGAAgtcgacgaagaagatgacgaaaTCGATTTTAAGAAGGACAAGTATATCAAAAAACCGaaagccaagaaggtcaCCAAGAAGGCGACCAAGGCTGCTGccgacgacgaagaagaagacgaggacaaACCTAAGCGAGGGCGacccaaggccaaggctacCAGTGCCAAGGCTAAGGGGAAGAAGTAA